From Schizosaccharomyces pombe strain 972h- genome assembly, chromosome: II, the proteins below share one genomic window:
- the nta1 gene encoding protein N-terminal amidase nta1 — MKFGCVQFFPKLGKVNENIVHLRQLLDQHSEALQSVKLLVFPEMCLTGYNFKNSESIQPFLENVTSNHCPSIQFAQEVSEQYRCYTIIGFPEFQNSNGISTLYNSTALISPKKELLNVYHKHFLFETDKSWATEGKGFSFEPCIPELGPISMAICMDINPYDFKAPFEKFEYANFILRELEHQQMVSSNVSRPIICLSMAWLVSDDKVIDASLPDIKNLHYWTTRLSPLINSNTDAIVLVANRWGKENDLNFSGTSCIMELSQGRAILHGVLKAAENGIVVGELEK, encoded by the exons ATGAAGTTTGGATGTGTACAATTTTTTCCCAAGTTGGGAAAGGTGAACGAAAACATCGTTCATCTTCGCCAGCTTTTGGATCAACATTCTGAAGCATTACAGTCTGTTAAGCTATTGGTTTTCCCTGAAATGTGCTTAACTG GctacaattttaaaaattcagaaaGTATACAACCCTTTTTAGAAAACGTAACTAGCAATCATTGTCCAAGCATTCAATTTGCTCAAGAAGTCTCTGAGCAATATCGGTGCTACACCATCATTGGATTTCCTGAGTTTCAAAACTCAAACGGCATTTCTACTCTTTACAATAGTACAGCTCTCATTTCTCCCAAAAAAGAGTTGTTGAACGTTTACCACAAgcactttctttttgaaacagaCAAATCATGGGCCACTGAAGGCAAGGGTTTCTCTTTTGAACCCTGTATTCCTGAACTGGGCCCTATTTCAATGGCAATTTGTATGGACATTAACCCGTATGATTTTAAAGCTCCTTTTGAGAAGTTTGAATATGCAAACTTCATTTTGCGTGAGCTAGAGCATCAACAAATGGTTTCTTCGAATGTATCACGACcaattatttgtttaagtATGGCATGGCTTGTGTCAGATGATAAAGTCATTGATGCTTCCCTGCCCGacatcaaaaatttacattaCTGGACCACTAGACTTTCACCGTTAATAAATTCGAATACGGATGCAATCGTTCTTGTAGCAAATCGGTGGGGAAAGGAgaatgatttaaatttttccgGTACCTCTTGTATTATGGAACTTTCTCAAGGAAGAGCTATCTTACATGGTGTCTTGAAAGCTGCTGAGAATGGAATTGTAGTTGGAgaacttgaaaaataa
- the utp10 gene encoding U3 snoRNP-associated protein Utp10, producing the protein MASSLQKQLKNIQSNNVLKINKIRRAPSLLYDPKVAADMDLEEIYVTAVSGFHELAVHEPRLLYFEKTLLGEQSVQVDRVLLNRTENEKIDLECVQILRLLAPFFTEKNALKVLEWLIRRFSIHEYVSDEFILSFLPFHDHPFFARILGCSKPKSRPLLFLENAIKMPVTLSRADIVHALSRDKEFFAMFAQFVQNTAESHNMYPELARFWAGTMMEVLVAWHSSNEDPNVLLDRFFLRVSYAVSYVSSIDFQIAGFMLLSSIAASLPLSPSIIPPLVSAITDRLSFDNIKPALICVGHLLQFCSSFEFDHEQLEKLESFGASSLLIELSQEHRLDEFFVSYWVSLIKSRKQKDKKRLISLLDTSISQIRVTHEQAKFLLSVIPVNQDFKALQSYRRILDSVIQPERKEGKLDNLINTLQDKKKSSTFSKKDREVLLKKISEIDSQTSFEQCLAYADSAADLDSSVFISLLSKFGDKIPFLLFCIANGSERIIILSLIELRKTIEENKDVDYQIILPVVLYSLQSKDTEVRSRALNLILTFLELRNENLEFSIIYGMDDNDNKNLRWLSPVETKYYCSDLLLDRSSEIGLDGTYLFSYIPERLFTEKKPKNASKEIAVTSFLSSHAACSKLSNVRVLLLEILTRVHGKVEDAKMQILLPRLEQLSEFNSEKFKTVSKREVEALVNCFNHTSFTSLLSFLSSNIVLSQAICRRIVEIQSHLKDPQRLEFVKAVISQDEQPHYYVDVLDSIKIPDTVFKKLIGSVRLVKEKNPAIAKRKRIDSHIFDGDVQRLTRILELLETKNAASYPKLASPLFEVLNSVIALKEDIVSSNYLLQLLLGLLYEMIGASPITELSPSIRIDTLVGCIRSTNNPQIQNKALLLVSALANAAPEAVLHGVMPIFTFMGSTVLSRDDAFSIHVIEQTVKTVISALIRLGKDFDSSLLVSCFVNAFPHIPQHRRLRLYRLVLQTIGSNRFLSVVLIQFAEKMLLAKSTNVVAIHDFCLTLVQSFSVADRIGSINQCSRFCLKSLEEQSNSDSNGKAVSLIKLDELPMDVDLATLGSLRVKVLELISLVSKAKNFAFDLAKIMENSVDSFVEIQAGLFESIKLLITLSQQSSNEMELGHVYVALRSVIHLLPNELFCTVLGKLLHDERALLRRKALSIVQQRVQQGSKVSALTALIPDVTYNISNYSDEETTQLAMDCLAVMAKRFSASPELFISPIEVVSGPYGLKNSARDVQVSAIVCITVLTNTLAARILPYLADIVNYSLSILDDARKDPEGDLLELACFSMMIDFFKVLPEFSSSYVEPTIKCALASDRAFEHDAIGELLFETIANFIPTRLLMKSIFAAWPECARLGSTAALRLLELIELALQNSSRSAIGTVYKSIFKFFLDSFDSRRSLLFAEDVDNVETQAVNVFLKFVMKLSDTTFRPLFLHLHSWALEDLYETDPSGIVSRQTFFYNFLTIFLDTLKSIVTNYYAYVLDDTIELLSSKDTNSEVRHLVNSSLVSAFENDTEEFWMVPARFGKISPVLIEQIQYAPLLDDKVLVKAIVELASVASSSDNFRSMNTQLLQYLRSSNINARLLAIQIQTQLYGRLGENWISTLPQSVPFIAELMEDDDDQVETATAELVRIIDDRLGENESLQDYLT; encoded by the coding sequence TGTGCAAATATTGCGTTTATTAGCTCCCTTttttacagaaaaaaatgcattGAAAGTTTTAGAATGGTTAATTCGCCGGTTCAGTATCCATGAATATGTTTCTGATGAATTCATCCtctcttttcttccttttcacgatcatcctttttttgctaGAATCTTGGGTTGttcaaaaccaaaatcCCGACCGTTATtgtttttagaaaatgcaATCAAGATGCCTGTGACCCTTTCACGGGCAGACATTGTTCATGCACTTTCGCGTGATAAAGAGTTTTTCGCCATGTTTGCACAGTTTGTCCAAAATACTGCTGAATCTCACAACATGTATCCTGAACTTGCCAGATTTTGGGCTGGTACTATGATGGAAGTACTGGTTGCATGGCACTCGTCTAATGAGGACCCGAATGTGCTTTTGGATAGGTTTTTCCTTCGTGTCTCTTATGCAGTGAGTTACGTGAGCAGTATTGATTTCCAAATTGCTGGGTTTATGCTGCTTTCTTCAATTGCTGCATCATTACCTTTGTCACCTTCAATTATTCCACCACTAGTGAGTGCCATAACTGATCGTCTCTCATTTGACAATATTAAGCCTGCTCTAATTTGTGTTGGCCATTTACTTCAATtttgttcttcttttgaatttgatCATGAGCAGcttgaaaaattagaatCGTTTGGTGCTTCTTCTCTTCTAATTGAACTTTCTCAGGAACATCGCCTTGACGAGTTTTTCGTTAGTTATTGGGTTAGTCTTATAAAGTCGCGCAAGCAAAAAGACAAGAAGCGTTTAATATCTCTTCTTGACACTTCTATATCTCAAATTCGTGTAACACATGAGCAAGCCAAGTTCTTGCTTTCAGTCATTCCGGTAAACCAGGATTTCAAAGCCTTACAAAGTTATCGCCGGATTCTTGACAGTGTCATTCAACCGGAAAGAAAGGAAGGTAAATTGGATAATCTTATAAATACACTTCaagataaaaagaaatcttcTACGTTTTCGAAAAAAGACCGCGAAGTGTTACTTAAGAAAATCTCAGAAATCGATTCACAAACTTCATTTGAACAATGCCTTGCTTACGCTGATTCAGCGGCGGACTTGGATTCTTCGGTTTTCATTAGTTTATTGTCAAAGTTTGGTGACAAAAttccatttttacttttctgTATAGCGAACGGCTCTGAAAGAATAATTATACTTTCTCTCATTGAACTTCGGAAAACTAtagaagaaaacaaagatgTTGACtatcaaataattttgcCTGTGGTATTATATTCTTTGCAAAGTAAAGATACAGAAGTAAGATCGAGAGCTCTAAATTTGATTCTTACATTTCTTGAGCTACGCAATGAGAATCTggaattttcaattatcTATGGTATGGatgataatgataataaaaaccTGAGATGGCTCAGTCCTGTGGAGACTAAGTATTATTGTTCAGATTTGCTACTTGATCGTTCTTCAGAAATTGGACTGGATGGTACTTATCTGTTTTCTTATATACCTGAAAGGCTTTTTACTGAGAAAAAACCTAAAAACGCTTCCAAAGAAATTGCTGTCACATCTTTCCTTTCTTCACATGCTGCATGTAGTAAATTGTCCAATGTTAGGgttttattattagaaattttAACAAGAGTTCATGGTAAAGTCGAAGATGCAAAGATGCAAATACTTCTTCCCAGGCTTGAACAGTTATCTGAGTTTAACTCTGAGAAATTTAAGACCGTTTCTAAGCGGGAGGTGGAAGCGCTAGTTAATTGTTTCAACCACACTAGTTTTACctctcttctttcttttctttcttctaaCATTGTTCTTTCGCAAGCCATCTGTCGACGGATAGTTGAAATACAATCACACCTTAAAGATCCTCAACGACTTGAATTTGTTAAAGCCGTGATTAGTCAAGATGAACAACCTCACTATTACGTTGATGTTCTCGACTCAATAAAGATTCCTGACactgttttcaaaaagcttATTGGAAGCGTCCGCTTGGTTAAGGAAAAGAATCCTGCAATTGCCAAACGCAAACGCATTGATAGCCACATATTTGATGGGGATGTCCAAAGGCTTACTCGTATTTTAGAGCTTTTGGAGACAAAAAATGCTGCTTCATATCCAAAGTTGGCTTCTCCATTATTCGAAGTTCTCAATAGCGTTATCGCTTTGAAAGAGGATAttgtttcatcaaattATTTGCTTCAGCTACTTCTAGGATTGTTATATGAGATGATAGGAGCCTCACCGATTACTGAACTGTCACCCTCCATTAGAATCGATACCTTAGTGGGTTGTATTCGTTCTACCAATAATCCACAGATTCAAAATAAGGCATTGTTACTTGTTAGTGCTCTAGCGAATGCTGCTCCTGAAGCTGTTTTACATGGTGTTATGCCgatatttacttttatgGGTAGTACTGTCTTATCAAGAGACGATGCATTTTCCATCCATGTCATTGAACAGACTGTCAAAACTGTTATATCTGCACTAATAAGATTAGGTAAGGATTTTGACTCTTCCTTGCTGGTATCATGTTTTGTGAATGCGTTCCCTCACATCCCTCAACATCGCCGACTTCGACTTTATCGTTTAGTTTTGCAGACAATTGGATCAAATAGATTTTTATCCGTTGTTTTAATACAGTTTGCTGAAAAAATGTTGCTGGCCAAATCTACGAATGTTGTTGCTATACATGACTTCTGCTTAACACTTGTGCAATCTTTCTCTGTTGCTGATCGTATTGGATCGATCAATCAATGTTCAAGATTCTGCTTAAAATCCCTTGAGGAGCAATCTAATTCAGACTCAAATGGCAAAGCTGTCAGCTTGATAAAACTTGATGAACTTCCAATGGATGTGGATTTAGCGACTCTCGGGTCATTACGAGTAAAAGTTTTGGAGTTAATTTCACTTGTGTCTAAggctaaaaattttgcttttgattTGGCGAAGATAATGGAGAATTCTGTTGATTCATTTGTCGAAATTCAAGCAGGTTTGTTTGAATCGATAAAATTGCTTATTACACTCAGCCAGCAAAGCTCTAACGAAATGGAGTTGGGGCACGTATATGTGGCATTACGTAGTGTGATACATCTGCTACCTaatgaattattttgtACTGTCCTCGGTAAACTTCTTCATGATGAACGTGCCTTACTACGCCGTAAAGCTTTGTCGATTGTACAACAAAGGGTACAGCAGGGATCTAAAGTGTCTGCATTAACAGCGTTAATTCCTGATGTTACTTACAATATATCCAACTATTCTGATGAAGAAACGACTCAGTTAGCTATGGATTGTCTTGCTGTTATGGCCAAGCGATTTAGTGCGAGTCCTGAACTGTTTATTTCCCCTATTGAGGTGGTTTCAGGTCCCTACGGATTAAAGAATAGTGCACGTGATGTACAGGTATCTGCCATAGTATGTATCACCGTCTTGACCAATACTCTTGCTGCTCGCATCTTGCCTTACTTGGCCGATATAGTTAATTATTCTTTATCTATTTTAGATGATGCTAGAAAAGATCCGGAAGGCGATTTATTAGAGCTAGCATGTTTCTCTATGATGATCgactttttcaaagtatTACCGGAGTTTAGCAGCAGTTATGTCGAGCCGACAATAAAATGCGCTTTAGCTTCTGATCGTGCGTTTGAACATGATGCTATTGGTGAGcttttatttgaaacaatTGCCAATTTTATACCTACTAGATTGTTGATGAAATCTATATTTGCGGCATGGCCTGAATGTGCAAGACTTGGTTCTACTGCGGCACTCCGTCTTTTAGAGTTGATTGAATTGGCATTACAAAATTCTAGCAGGAGCGCTATTGGGACTGTTTATAAGTcaatattcaaatttttcttggATTCCTTTGACAGTAGGCGGTCGCTTTTATTTGCGGAAGACGTTGATAATGTGGAAACTCAAGCAGTTAATGTATTTCTGAAATTCGTGATGAAGTTGAGTGATACAACTTTCCGTCCTTTGTTTTTACATTTGCATTCATGGGCATTGGAAGATTTGTACGAAACTGATCCATCTGGAATAGTATCTCGgcaaacttttttttacaacttTTTAACCATTTTCCTTGATACTTTAAAATCCATTGTTACTAACTATTATGCTTACGTTTTGGATGACACGATTGAATTGCTTTCATCGAAAGATACGAATAGTGAAGTTCGTCATCTAGTGAACAGTAGTCTCGTTAGTGCTTTTGAAAACGACACTGAGGAGTTTTGGATGGTGCCCGCACGTTTTGGTAAAATAAGCCCCGTTCTAATTGAACAAATACAATATGCTCCTTTGCTTGATGACAAGGTCCTAGTAAAAGCTATTGTCGAACTGGCTAGTGTAGCCTCATCAAGCGACAACTTTAGATCAATGAATACTCAGTTGTTGCAATATCTTCGATCCTCCAACATCAATGCTCGCTTATTAGCTATCCAAATACAGACACAGCTTTACGGGCGCCTTGGTGAGAATTGGATTTCTACATTGCCTCAATCAGTACCATTTATTGCTGAACTAATGgaagatgatgatgatCAGGTTGAAACTGCTACGGCTGAGCTCGTGCGGATAATAGATGACCGTCTCGGTGAGAATGAATCCCTCCAAGATTACCTTACATAA